In the bacterium BMS3Abin14 genome, one interval contains:
- the ccsA_3 gene encoding cytochrome c biogenesis protein CcsA — MIETTYLLHYLSLGFYGLAFVLVCLFLATGKIPRVAAPAMTAMGLFCQIILLVLRWSAGGHLPVTGLFETQQFLALWVVTAALYFTFRYRAYPFLPAALVMAEAALLFASVGPKTVAPLTPAIDTPLFLIHVATSFAAYGLFAIAALLGLYRLLALRPSETGDGRRMLDESLYVGYILFSWAMIVGSLWAYLAWGSYWTWKIKNLWSWILWFYYSGVLHVRNRPGWQDWPLNLLALAGFVLVLFTYLGLGLLFKTSHPLI, encoded by the coding sequence ATGATCGAAACTACCTACCTCCTACACTATCTGTCTCTGGGATTCTATGGCCTTGCCTTTGTGCTGGTCTGCCTGTTCCTTGCGACTGGTAAAATCCCCCGTGTCGCCGCTCCTGCGATGACGGCCATGGGCCTTTTCTGCCAGATTATTCTTCTGGTCCTCCGATGGAGCGCGGGAGGACATCTGCCGGTTACCGGCCTTTTTGAGACCCAGCAGTTCCTTGCACTCTGGGTCGTGACGGCGGCGCTGTATTTCACCTTCCGGTACCGGGCATACCCGTTCCTGCCCGCCGCCCTCGTCATGGCCGAGGCGGCGCTGCTTTTCGCCTCCGTAGGGCCGAAAACTGTGGCGCCCCTGACCCCTGCCATCGACACGCCCCTGTTCCTCATCCACGTTGCCACATCCTTTGCGGCCTACGGGCTTTTCGCCATTGCCGCTCTCCTGGGTCTGTACCGGCTTCTCGCACTGAGGCCCTCCGAAACGGGCGATGGAAGACGTATGCTCGACGAAAGCCTCTATGTCGGGTACATACTTTTTTCCTGGGCCATGATCGTCGGCAGTCTCTGGGCATATCTGGCCTGGGGGTCCTACTGGACGTGGAAGATCAAGAACCTGTGGTCGTGGATACTGTGGTTCTACTATTCGGGGGTTCTCCACGTGCGTAACAGACCGGGCTGGCAGGATTGGCCCCTGAACCTCCTGGCATTGGCCGGTTTCGTCCTGGTCCTGTTCACCTATCTGGGGCTGGGGCTGTTGTTCAAGACATCCCACCCGCTTATTTAG